The sequence CTGGACCCGCTCGGCCAATTCACGCAACTCGATCGGTTTTTTGATGAAACCCTGGATCGGCGCATGCTTGAGTTTTTCTGGATCCACCGTGTCCAGCACCCCCGCCATCATCGCGATGGGGATGTAGGCGGAATCCGGATGCTTGCGCATCCGCGACAGCAATTCCCAGCCATCCATCACGGGCATCGCCGTATCCAGCAAGGCCACATCGAACCGTTCGCCGGAATCCAGCAACATCAATGCTTCGCTGGCCGAACCCACGCAATATAATTCAATGGAACTCGAGCCGAGAAGCGTTTCCGCGATCTTGTGAATGCTGGGGTTGTCGTCCACAAGGAGAAGGCGGGGCATGGTTTCCTCGGGCGGATCACTGCATGAGTTACTGCGATCACGCTACCAGAATCAAGGGGAAGTCTGTGAATGAATTAGGGGGCGCTGCGAAATAACCAGCGCCTTCCCGGCCCGCCGATCCACCGCCTTGACTGGGTCCGGGACCGGAGAGATCGCAGACCCTTTTGCCGGACCGCACGCGCGCCCGGGCCACCCCAGCAGCGGCCTGATTTCAATCCGCGGCCCCCTTGAGTTTGCGCAACCGCTCGGTGCCCACCAGATGCACCAGCAGAATGCGGTCCCCCACCCACACCCAAGCCACGCCCTCCAATTCCCGCAGCGCCACCTGCGGCCCATGGGGAAGCCAGCCACGGACAGAAGCGCGCAGGTTCGAAGCCGCCCGCCACTCGGCCCGGTAGGCGCCGGTCAAGGAGCCCCGCTGACGTTCCCTGGGCAGTGGCGATCCACCCTCGTTCCAGCGCAAATCCCAGGCGGTCAGGGCCCCCTGGGCCTCATCCTTCCGCCACAACCAGGCGGCATCGTAGGCCGGCCAGGGCGCAAGATCCTCTGGGACCACCTGCCATTCCGAGGCTCCCACCTCGCTGCGGGACCGCACGGCACCGTCGGGGGAGGGCGTCACGAGCCCCATCCACCGGGGCGGCTGGGCGGACAGGATGCCAGGGCCGCTGGCATCCCGGCGCCAAACGCCATCCCGCAGCCGCCATAGGGTCCAGACACTTTCGGTCGAGACCCACAGGCGGTCCCGCCGAGGCATCCACACCTGGCTGCCCAGATGCCAGGGGAGGAGCAATTTGGGGCCCGGCAAATCCTTTCCGTCATCCCAGAGCTGTTCAAGCCGCACGGCCAATCCGCGGGGCGCCCCCGGCAGGCCATCCTCATTCCAGGGAGCCAAGCTGGAATCGGGCCAATCCCCCTCCACCGGAAGGCTGGTGAGCAACAACCGAGGGGCCTGGGAGGGATCGGGCAGCCCCAGCAATACCGCCTTCCCGTCCCAGCTGAAGCGGCTCCAGGGGCCGCTTTCCACCGCCCAGAGAACCCGGCCTTCGGGCACTTCCAGGAGCCTTGTCTGGAAGTGCCCGCGGCCAAGGCTGAGGGTCACCAGCAGCCGATTGTGCTTGCCTGGGTCCATGCGTGCGGAGGCCAAAGGCGCGTCGAACCGGTAATGGCGCCATTCCAGACCATGCCACAACGCCACTTCGCTCCGCCCGGCGGGTCCATTGAGCGCCACGGCTTGATCGGACAGAAAGGGCGAGGCAGGCTCCCAAGCGGTTCCGAAACCGCCTTCGGGAGGCCAGGATTCCCATTGATCCGGATCTTGCGCCGCCGTGAAGCGCGGAGCCCATCCATCTTCCAGACGCAGGTCCGCGATGGCCTCGAAGCTGTCCAGATTCAAGCTGAGCACCGCCGAATCCGGAGCCACCCCGCCTTCCCGCGGGGGCTTGAATGCCTGGACCACCGCCACCAGCAAAAGCATGCCGGCGATGAATAGCGTGGCAATGAGGTAGCGTTTCTGTGGCACCGATGACAGATTAACGGGATGGCACAGAGCAACCCGTTAGAAACCGAAGTGAAACTGCGCATTCCCTCCGCAGAAGCCCTGGGTCCCCTGCTGGCCGCCTTGAGTTTCACCCCGCTGGAACCCATGCAGGACGAGGAAAGCGTCCTCTGGGACCGGGATGGGGAACTCTTCGCCCAAGGCAGCGCCTTGCGCCTTCGCCGCTACGCCGGCAAGTCGCTGCTCACCTGGAAGGGGCCGCAGCAGCCGGACCCAGAGCTGAAGATCCGTCCTGAGATCCAGACGGTGGTAGTGGATCACGAAGCCATGGAAGGCCTCCTTTCGGCCCTGGGATATACCCCGGTGCTGCGAATGATCAAGCGCCGGGCGACTTTCAAGCGGGAAGAACTCGAAGCCTGTCTGGATGAAACCTCCTTCGGCAGCTATCTGGAACTGGAAGGCGATCCCCGGGCCATCCGGCTGGCCATGGAGCATCTGGGCCTGGATGCCTCCCACATCGAGCCCCGAAGCTACGCCGCGCTGTTTAAGGAACAGGGCCTCGCCTAAGCAAGGCCAGTGTTGTGTCGAATATGTCGTCTTACTAAATGATGGAATTCCATCTCGCGCCGCCGGTGATCCGGAGGCCACATAGGCCTCCAGACTCTACAAACCGGGTCTCGATTTATTCAGGCAGATGCGGGACCGTCTCTCCGGGCTTGCCAACCCAGGCGTAGAAGCTCGGAAGGGCCAGGAGGGTGAACAACGTGGAAGTGATCAGGCCTCCAACCATCACGATGGCGAGGGGCCGTTCCAACTCGCTGCCGCCGATGCCGAAGAGCATGGGCATCAGGCCGAGGATGGCAGCGCCTGCGGTCATGAGCTTGGGGCGCACCCGGCCGATGGAGGCTTCCCGGATGGCCTCGGCGAAGGGCATGCCTTCGGCCATCAAGTTTTTGGCCTGGATGATGAGCACCAGGCTGTTCTGCACAGCCACGCCGAAAAGCCCGATCACGCCGACGATGGAACTGATGTTCCAGGTCTCGCCCGCCAACCACAGGGCGATCAGCCCGCCTGCGAAAGCGTTCGGCAGTGTGGCGACCACCGCCAGCACTTCCCGCCAGCGTCCCAAAGCCAAGTAAAGGAGCCCCACCACCAGGACCAGGGCGACGGCGATGGCCACGCTCATCCTCCGCTCCGTTTCCCGGGCTTCCTCGATCTGGCCGCCGATCTTGACGACGGTGCCCTTGGGCAGTGACATCTCCGCCATGGCCTTCTCGACGCGGGCAGCGGTGCCACCCAGATCCCCCTTGGTCCTGATGTTGATGGCGAGGCGGCGCTGGGCGGCTTCCCGACGGATGAGGCTGGGGGTTGTCGTTTCGTCGAACCGCGCGACCTGACCCAGTTCCACGATGCGGCCGTCCTCCAGAACGATGGGCAGCCGTTTGAGCTTTTCAGGACTCACGCGGCCATCGTTGGGGAAGCGCAGGATCCGATCAATGCGTTGAGGCCCGTCGAAGCGGGAGTCCACCTCCAGTCCCTGGAGGCTGGCTTTCAAAGTCTGGGCCACCATGGTGCGCGGCACATTGAGCCGCCGTAGCGCATCCTCGTCCGGCACGATGCGCCACTTGGGCAGAGGGCCGCTGTCATCCGGGCTCACGGAGGCAACTCCGTCGACCTTGCTAAGGTGTTCCTGGATCTCCGGGAGTTTGGCCTGGAGGGCATCCAAATCCGGATTGAAGAGCTTCACCTGAATATCCGCAGGTGTGCCACCCGTGCTTTCTGAC comes from Holophagaceae bacterium and encodes:
- a CDS encoding class IV adenylate cyclase; this encodes MKLRIPSAEALGPLLAALSFTPLEPMQDEESVLWDRDGELFAQGSALRLRRYAGKSLLTWKGPQQPDPELKIRPEIQTVVVDHEAMEGLLSALGYTPVLRMIKRRATFKREELEACLDETSFGSYLELEGDPRAIRLAMEHLGLDASHIEPRSYAALFKEQGLA